The following are encoded together in the Xanthobacter autotrophicus Py2 genome:
- a CDS encoding glutathione synthetase (TIGRFAM: glutathione synthetase~PFAM: glutathione synthetase domain protein; glutathione synthetase ATP-binding; RimK domain protein ATP-grasp~KEGG: rpa:RPA0322 glutathione synthetase), translating into MALKVAVQMDHIANINVAGDSTFALLLEAQARGHDLFHYTPDRMAMRDGAVFATVEPLQVKDEAGAHFSLGEKRRIALTEMDVVLMRQDPPFDMAYVTATHLLERIHPKTLVVNDPAHVRNAPEKIFVTEFPELMPPTLISRDLSEIKAFRAEFGDVVMKPLYGNGGAAVFRLTADDLNFGSLYDLFATTFREPWVIQQFLPAVKHGDKRIILVDGEAAGAVNRVPSEGDLRSNMVRGGAARPTDLTDRELEICARIGPSLKKMGLIFVGIDVIDGNLTEINVTSPTGLRAIKRLGGPDIAAQIWDRIEEKRALV; encoded by the coding sequence ATGGCCCTCAAGGTCGCGGTCCAGATGGACCATATTGCCAACATCAACGTTGCGGGCGACTCCACCTTCGCCCTGCTGCTCGAAGCCCAGGCGCGCGGGCACGACCTGTTCCACTACACACCCGACCGCATGGCCATGCGCGACGGCGCCGTCTTCGCCACCGTCGAGCCGCTCCAGGTGAAGGACGAGGCCGGCGCCCATTTCAGCCTCGGCGAGAAGCGGCGCATCGCGCTCACCGAGATGGACGTGGTGCTGATGCGCCAGGATCCGCCCTTCGACATGGCCTATGTGACCGCCACCCACCTGCTGGAGCGCATCCACCCCAAGACGCTGGTGGTGAACGATCCGGCCCATGTGCGCAACGCGCCGGAAAAGATCTTCGTCACCGAGTTTCCCGAGTTGATGCCGCCCACGCTGATTTCCCGCGACCTTAGCGAGATCAAGGCGTTCCGCGCCGAATTCGGCGACGTGGTGATGAAGCCGCTTTACGGCAATGGCGGCGCGGCCGTGTTCCGCCTGACCGCCGACGACCTCAATTTCGGTTCGCTCTACGATCTGTTCGCCACCACCTTCCGTGAGCCCTGGGTCATCCAGCAGTTTCTGCCGGCCGTGAAGCACGGCGACAAGCGCATCATCCTGGTGGACGGCGAGGCGGCAGGCGCGGTCAACCGGGTGCCGAGCGAGGGCGACCTTCGCTCCAACATGGTGCGCGGCGGCGCCGCCCGACCCACCGACCTCACGGATCGGGAACTGGAGATCTGCGCCCGCATTGGTCCTTCACTGAAGAAGATGGGGCTCATCTTCGTGGGCATCGACGTGATCGACGGCAACCTCACCGAGATCAACGTCACCTCCCCCACGGGCCTGCGCGCCATCAAGCGCCTGGGCGGCCCCGACATCGCCGCCCAGATCTGGGACAGGATCGAGGAGAAGCGCGCACTTGTCTGA
- a CDS encoding protein of unknown function UPF0102 (PFAM: protein of unknown function UPF0102~KEGG: rpc:RPC_0320 protein of unknown function UPF0102), with protein MTDVPAATRRRRAAHDRGLAAEERAATLLGAHGFEILARRVRTKAGEIDLIARQGDLLVFCEVKLRSTLSDAAFSLLPRQRRRIAAAAEAFLAGHPELARLNMRFDAVLLARSGAAEHLPGAFEAEF; from the coding sequence ATGACTGACGTTCCCGCCGCGACGCGCCGCCGCCGTGCCGCCCACGACCGGGGTCTCGCCGCCGAGGAGCGCGCGGCGACCCTGCTTGGAGCCCATGGCTTCGAGATCCTGGCCCGCCGGGTCCGCACCAAGGCCGGCGAGATCGACCTGATCGCCCGCCAGGGCGACCTGCTGGTCTTCTGCGAAGTGAAGCTGCGGAGCACCCTTTCGGATGCGGCCTTCTCGCTGCTGCCGCGCCAGCGGCGGCGCATCGCCGCGGCGGCCGAGGCGTTCCTCGCGGGCCATCCGGAGCTGGCGCGCCTCAACATGCGCTTCGATGCCGTGCTCCTCGCCCGCTCGGGCGCCGCCGAGCATTTGCCCGGAGCATTCGAGGCCGAATTCTGA
- a CDS encoding (NiFe) hydrogenase maturation protein HypF (TIGRFAM: [NiFe] hydrogenase maturation protein HypF~PFAM: acylphosphatase; SUA5/yciO/yrdC domain; zinc finger HypF domain protein~KEGG: rpc:RPC_4555 (NiFe) hydrogenase maturation protein HypF), with product MGTEVAGEEIEVSGIVQGVGFRPFVYRLARRLDLVGDVRNAGDRVIIRIAGLASARDAFAAALADEAPVLARVEQMMRRPAQVPDGPFRIMESAAGTVSVGVVPDVATCPACRAEIADPKARRFRYAFTNCTDCGPRFSIVTGLPYDRPATTMAGFPMCPACRAEYDDPADRRFHAQPIACPDCGPKLWLEGDDAAGADPIERAAALLRAGHILAIKGIGGFHIACDATEVDAVALLRARKHRPTKPLAVMADMATAHGLCLITPEEEAALAHPSAPILLLSLKPGAPLAPGIAPGQRHLGVMLPYTPLHHLLLAAVGRPLVMTSGNRSSEPQIFRDDEARERLAGIVDAFLMHDRPIARRLDDSVARHVAGRLRIMRRGRGLAPMPLTLPADFADAPPVLALGGELKSALCLTHGAKALLSHHLGDLDEPATGDAFETALADYAALFAHKPAAVAVDLHPDYRATRLGEDMAATRSLPLERVQHHHAHMAAAMAEAGWRRADGPVVGIALDGLGLGEDGTAWGAEILVCDYRASRRVARLSPIPLAGGDAASREPWRVLLAHLDRALGRSAVDGDPRLAALLAGKPLLTLRAMMDKGLNAPLASSAGRLFDAVAAVLGLAPDRLSHEGEAAMALEAAAQGDAPPYPFALHAEAVPIEIDPAPLFKALVDDLHAGSPRAAMAAAFHAGLAEAFTGAAVQVAAKEGLTAVALSGGVFQNARLLEETVRRLEAHGLIPLVPGDVPANDGGLAFGQAVVAAARRMG from the coding sequence ATGGGAACCGAGGTCGCGGGCGAGGAGATCGAGGTTTCCGGCATCGTGCAGGGGGTGGGGTTCCGCCCCTTCGTCTATCGCCTCGCCCGCCGGCTGGACCTCGTCGGAGACGTGCGCAACGCCGGCGACCGCGTCATCATCCGCATCGCCGGCCTGGCTTCGGCGCGCGATGCCTTCGCGGCGGCGCTGGCGGACGAGGCGCCGGTGCTGGCGCGCGTGGAACAAATGATGCGACGCCCGGCCCAGGTCCCGGACGGTCCCTTCCGCATCATGGAGAGTGCGGCGGGCACGGTTTCGGTGGGGGTGGTGCCGGATGTGGCCACCTGCCCCGCCTGCCGAGCCGAGATCGCCGATCCCAAGGCCCGGCGCTTCCGCTACGCCTTCACCAACTGCACCGATTGCGGTCCGCGCTTCTCCATCGTCACCGGCCTGCCCTACGACCGCCCGGCCACCACCATGGCCGGCTTTCCCATGTGCCCCGCCTGCCGCGCCGAATATGACGACCCTGCCGACCGCCGCTTCCACGCCCAGCCCATCGCCTGCCCGGACTGCGGCCCGAAGCTGTGGCTGGAGGGCGACGACGCTGCCGGGGCCGACCCCATCGAGCGTGCCGCCGCCCTGCTGCGCGCCGGGCATATCCTCGCGATCAAGGGTATCGGCGGCTTCCACATCGCCTGCGACGCCACCGAGGTGGACGCCGTCGCCCTGCTGCGCGCCCGCAAGCACCGCCCCACCAAGCCGCTGGCCGTGATGGCGGACATGGCCACCGCCCACGGCCTCTGCCTCATCACGCCGGAGGAGGAGGCGGCGCTCGCCCACCCTTCCGCCCCCATCCTGCTGCTATCCCTGAAGCCCGGTGCGCCACTCGCGCCAGGCATCGCCCCGGGCCAGCGCCATCTCGGCGTGATGCTTCCCTATACGCCCCTGCACCACCTGCTGCTGGCCGCCGTGGGCCGCCCGCTGGTGATGACCTCCGGCAACCGCTCCAGCGAACCGCAGATCTTCCGCGACGACGAGGCCCGCGAACGCCTCGCCGGCATCGTTGATGCGTTCCTCATGCACGACCGGCCCATCGCCCGCCGCCTCGACGACAGCGTGGCGCGCCATGTAGCGGGCCGGCTGCGGATCATGCGGCGCGGCCGCGGGCTCGCCCCCATGCCTCTCACCCTGCCTGCCGATTTCGCCGATGCCCCGCCCGTGCTCGCCCTGGGCGGGGAGCTGAAAAGCGCTCTCTGCCTGACCCATGGCGCCAAAGCACTGCTCTCCCACCATCTCGGCGACCTGGACGAGCCGGCCACGGGCGACGCCTTTGAGACCGCGCTTGCCGATTACGCCGCCCTCTTCGCTCACAAGCCTGCGGCGGTAGCTGTGGACCTGCACCCGGACTACCGCGCCACCCGCCTCGGCGAGGATATGGCCGCCACCCGTAGCCTGCCGCTTGAGCGGGTGCAGCACCACCATGCCCATATGGCAGCCGCCATGGCCGAGGCCGGCTGGCGGCGGGCGGACGGGCCGGTGGTGGGCATCGCGCTGGACGGCCTCGGCCTGGGCGAGGACGGCACCGCTTGGGGCGCCGAAATCCTCGTCTGCGATTACCGCGCCAGCCGGCGCGTCGCCCGCCTCTCCCCCATCCCGCTGGCCGGAGGAGACGCGGCGAGCCGGGAACCGTGGCGGGTGCTCCTGGCCCATCTCGACCGCGCGCTGGGGCGTTCGGCTGTGGATGGCGACCCGCGCCTCGCGGCGCTGTTGGCCGGCAAGCCGCTCCTGACCCTGCGCGCCATGATGGACAAGGGGCTGAACGCGCCCCTGGCCTCCTCTGCCGGCCGGCTGTTCGATGCGGTGGCGGCGGTGCTGGGCCTTGCGCCCGACCGCCTCAGCCACGAGGGTGAGGCCGCCATGGCGCTGGAGGCGGCGGCACAGGGCGACGCCCCGCCCTACCCCTTCGCCTTGCATGCTGAAGCGGTCCCGATCGAGATCGACCCCGCCCCGCTGTTCAAGGCGCTGGTGGACGACCTCCACGCCGGGTCGCCCCGCGCCGCCATGGCCGCCGCCTTCCACGCCGGCCTCGCCGAAGCCTTCACCGGGGCGGCGGTGCAGGTGGCGGCGAAGGAAGGCCTCACCGCCGTCGCCCTGTCCGGCGGCGTGTTCCAGAATGCCCGGCTGCTGGAAGAGACGGTGCGGCGGCTTGAGGCCCATGGCCTCATCCCGCTGGTGCCCGGCGACGTACCGGCCAACGATGGCGGCCTCGCCTTCGGCCAGGCGGTGGTGGCCGCCGCCCGTCGGATGGGGTGA
- a CDS encoding Mg chelatase, subunit ChlI (TIGRFAM: Mg chelatase, subunit ChlI~PFAM: magnesium chelatase ChlI subunit; ATPase associated with various cellular activities AAA_5~SMART: AAA ATPase~KEGG: nwi:Nwi_0118 Mg chelatase-related protein) has product MIQRVATVAFEGVDARPVDVQVHVAAGLPAFTIVGLPDKAVSEARERVRAALIASGLALPARRITVNLAPADLPKEGSHYDLPIALGLMAAIGAIPSDALGGFTVVGELALDGAIAAVAGVLPAAIGANARGHGLICPAACGAEAAWASPDMEILAPQSLIQLANHMTGRQVMGRPEPRMKAQVEAMLDLKDVKGQETAKRALEVAAAGGHNLLFIGPPGAGKSMLAQRLPSILPSLSPAEMLDVSMIASVAGSIEDGALMDRRPFRAPHHSASMAAMVGGGAKAKPGEVSLAHNGVLFLDELPEFSPQVLDSLRQPLETGEVLIARANHRVTYPSRFQLIAAMNPCRCGRAGEPGFTCKRGARCADEYQARLSGPFLDRIDIHLEVPAVSASDLVLPAPTEGSREVAARVAMARDIQMERYAALGRRDVRTNAEASGPLLDQVATPDAGGAALLRDAADAMRLSARGYHRVLKVARTLADLDGADGVGRRHLAEALAYRAAAERPRAAA; this is encoded by the coding sequence GTGATCCAGCGGGTAGCGACAGTCGCATTCGAGGGGGTAGACGCGCGCCCCGTGGACGTGCAGGTGCATGTCGCGGCGGGCCTGCCGGCCTTCACCATCGTCGGCTTGCCCGACAAGGCGGTTTCGGAGGCGCGCGAACGCGTGCGCGCGGCGCTCATCGCCTCGGGCCTCGCCCTTCCCGCGCGGCGCATCACCGTCAACCTCGCGCCGGCGGACCTGCCGAAAGAAGGCTCCCACTACGATCTGCCCATCGCGCTCGGCCTCATGGCTGCCATTGGCGCCATACCGTCCGATGCGCTCGGCGGCTTCACCGTGGTGGGCGAGCTGGCCCTCGACGGGGCCATCGCCGCGGTGGCCGGTGTGCTTCCGGCGGCCATCGGCGCAAACGCGCGCGGTCACGGGCTGATCTGCCCCGCCGCGTGCGGCGCGGAAGCAGCCTGGGCCAGCCCCGACATGGAGATCCTGGCGCCACAGTCCCTCATCCAGCTCGCCAACCACATGACCGGCCGGCAGGTGATGGGCCGGCCCGAACCCAGGATGAAGGCGCAGGTGGAAGCCATGCTCGACCTGAAGGATGTAAAAGGACAGGAGACCGCCAAGCGCGCCCTGGAGGTCGCCGCCGCCGGTGGGCACAACCTTCTGTTCATTGGGCCGCCGGGCGCAGGAAAATCCATGCTGGCCCAGCGGCTCCCCTCCATCCTGCCGTCCCTGTCCCCCGCCGAGATGCTCGATGTTTCCATGATCGCATCGGTGGCCGGGTCCATTGAGGACGGCGCGCTGATGGACCGCCGCCCGTTCCGCGCGCCGCACCATTCCGCCAGCATGGCGGCCATGGTGGGCGGCGGCGCGAAGGCAAAGCCCGGCGAGGTCTCCCTGGCGCACAATGGCGTCCTCTTCCTGGACGAGTTGCCCGAATTCTCTCCGCAAGTGCTCGATTCCCTGCGACAGCCCCTGGAAACGGGAGAGGTCCTGATCGCGCGGGCGAACCATCGCGTGACCTATCCCTCCCGCTTCCAGCTGATCGCGGCCATGAATCCATGCCGGTGCGGGCGCGCGGGCGAGCCCGGTTTCACCTGCAAGCGCGGCGCGCGCTGCGCCGACGAATATCAGGCCCGGCTGTCCGGCCCCTTCCTCGACCGCATCGACATCCACCTGGAAGTGCCGGCTGTGTCTGCCTCCGATCTCGTGCTGCCCGCTCCGACGGAGGGCTCCCGGGAAGTAGCGGCGCGGGTGGCCATGGCACGGGATATCCAGATGGAACGCTACGCCGCCCTCGGGCGGCGGGACGTACGCACCAATGCCGAGGCCTCAGGTCCCCTGCTGGACCAGGTGGCGACACCGGACGCCGGCGGCGCGGCCCTGCTGCGCGACGCTGCCGATGCCATGCGCCTCAGCGCCCGTGGCTATCACCGGGTCCTGAAGGTGGCGCGCACCCTTGCCGACCTTGACGGCGCCGACGGTGTCGGGCGCCGACACCTCGCGGAGGCACTGGCCTATCGCGCCGCCGCTGAACGCCCGAGGGCGGCAGCATGA
- a CDS encoding conserved hypothetical protein (KEGG: nwi:Nwi_0402 hypothetical protein), whose product MGQPFTASIPHRLGKAEATRRLQVGLTTVRSRFGRHITILQEVWTGEHLDFHIAALGQTASGTLDVTDEAVQLSVELPFLLDLLARKAQDLIKKQGRLMLEKK is encoded by the coding sequence ATGGGCCAGCCGTTCACCGCTTCCATTCCGCACCGCCTCGGCAAGGCGGAGGCGACACGGCGCCTCCAGGTGGGGCTCACCACCGTGCGCTCGCGCTTCGGCCGACACATCACCATCCTCCAGGAAGTCTGGACCGGCGAGCATCTGGACTTCCATATCGCGGCCCTTGGCCAAACTGCGAGCGGCACTCTCGACGTGACGGACGAGGCCGTCCAATTGTCGGTCGAACTGCCCTTCCTCCTCGACCTTCTGGCCCGCAAGGCACAGGACCTCATCAAGAAGCAGGGCCGGCTTATGCTGGAGAAGAAATAG
- a CDS encoding hypothetical protein (KEGG: bbr:BB3189 hypothetical protein), which yields MSAVRGMFAAAALAAGLVQIAPGAAVAQPRPTPAEVDTVMVQGAGQITVLTYKAKFVSADPVTRRVVLEDPSGRRWAVIAPPVLGDLTFFRNGETLIIRVAPGVVTALGKARQGKPGEVMNEVALDAGLPGWPEGFGVREVTLTTTFVDVNKAAGTVTFEGPDGGVRTVRAANDKVLADLQQVEPGDLAQITYLEGLAVNAVR from the coding sequence ATGTCTGCTGTTCGTGGAATGTTCGCGGCTGCGGCGCTGGCCGCAGGTCTGGTGCAGATCGCGCCCGGTGCTGCTGTCGCGCAGCCTCGGCCGACGCCGGCCGAGGTCGACACGGTGATGGTCCAGGGCGCCGGCCAGATCACGGTTCTCACCTACAAGGCGAAGTTCGTGTCTGCCGACCCCGTGACGCGACGCGTGGTGCTGGAAGATCCCTCCGGTCGCCGCTGGGCGGTGATCGCGCCGCCAGTGCTGGGTGATCTCACCTTCTTTCGCAACGGCGAGACCTTGATCATCCGCGTGGCGCCCGGCGTGGTCACCGCCCTCGGCAAGGCGCGTCAGGGCAAGCCCGGAGAGGTGATGAACGAGGTGGCGCTGGATGCCGGCCTGCCTGGCTGGCCGGAAGGCTTCGGCGTCCGCGAGGTTACGCTGACGACAACCTTCGTGGATGTGAACAAGGCTGCTGGAACGGTCACCTTCGAAGGGCCTGACGGCGGGGTGCGCACCGTGCGCGCAGCCAACGACAAGGTGCTCGCCGACCTGCAGCAGGTCGAGCCCGGCGACCTTGCGCAGATCACCTATCTTGAAGGCCTTGCCGTCAACGCCGTTCGCTGA
- a CDS encoding Putative hemolysin-like protein (KEGG: rpa:RPA0316 hypothetical protein), with translation MKRTGQTDPSFSLPALFGRGIDVARDLARDFARDLSRDFSWDLTRDDSRPGFGQAGAGLGAIGPISRENAFHAPFGKSIGPAGKTAMPVPQKLVTDFRAYSGIRYKDALPPDPDGLVLGRLGALEVRLARTARDVRRAQRLRYKVFYEEMSAVPDGPARLARRDMDSFDAICEHLLVLDHDAGKMVLGRRKPKVVGTYRLLRQDVAQRHGGFYTQGEFDVNGIIAAHPNLRFLELGRSCVLKPYRNKRTVELLWHGVWTYILRNKIDAMFGCASLEGTDPAALALPLSFLHHNALAPDEWRARAVDGRHVSMDRMAKAEINPKAALQALPPLIKGYLRLGGFVGDGAVVDYQFGTTDVLIILPVSVISPRYVEHFGPTANRHAI, from the coding sequence ATGAAACGGACAGGACAGACCGATCCGAGCTTCAGCCTGCCGGCGCTGTTTGGGCGCGGGATCGACGTTGCCCGTGATCTGGCACGCGATTTTGCGCGCGATCTCTCCAGGGATTTCTCCTGGGACCTGACACGGGACGACTCGCGGCCGGGCTTCGGGCAGGCCGGCGCTGGCCTTGGCGCCATCGGGCCCATCAGCCGCGAGAACGCATTCCACGCCCCGTTCGGAAAGTCCATCGGGCCGGCTGGCAAGACCGCCATGCCCGTACCCCAGAAGCTGGTGACTGATTTCCGCGCCTATTCGGGCATCCGCTACAAGGACGCGCTGCCACCCGATCCGGACGGCCTCGTCCTCGGGCGCCTCGGCGCGCTGGAGGTGCGGCTCGCCCGCACCGCGCGCGACGTGCGGCGTGCCCAGCGCCTGCGCTACAAGGTGTTCTACGAAGAGATGTCGGCGGTGCCGGATGGACCAGCCCGCCTCGCTCGCCGCGACATGGACAGCTTCGACGCCATCTGCGAGCATCTGCTCGTGCTCGACCACGACGCGGGCAAGATGGTCCTCGGCCGGCGCAAGCCGAAGGTGGTCGGCACCTACCGACTGCTGCGGCAGGACGTGGCCCAGCGCCACGGCGGCTTCTACACCCAGGGCGAGTTCGACGTGAACGGCATCATTGCCGCCCACCCGAACCTCCGCTTCCTGGAACTCGGCCGCTCGTGCGTGCTGAAGCCCTACCGCAACAAGCGTACGGTGGAGCTACTCTGGCACGGGGTGTGGACCTACATCCTGCGCAACAAGATCGACGCCATGTTCGGCTGCGCCAGCCTTGAGGGCACCGACCCTGCGGCGCTGGCCCTGCCGCTCTCCTTCCTCCATCACAATGCGCTGGCGCCGGACGAATGGCGCGCCCGGGCCGTGGACGGCCGCCATGTGAGCATGGATCGCATGGCGAAGGCAGAGATCAACCCGAAGGCCGCATTGCAGGCCCTGCCCCCACTCATCAAGGGCTATTTGCGCCTCGGCGGCTTTGTCGGGGACGGCGCTGTGGTGGACTACCAGTTCGGCACCACCGACGTGCTGATCATCCTGCCGGTTTCGGTGATCAGCCCGC
- a CDS encoding Uroporphyrin-III C/tetrapyrrole (Corrin/Porphyrin) methyltransferase (PFAM: Uroporphyrin-III C/tetrapyrrole (Corrin/Porphyrin) methyltransferase~KEGG: rpd:RPD_0399 protein of unknown function UPF0011) — translation MTSPHRSPAPTRPEPSAAGADANTFLLAGTRVSAPALAPGLHVVATPIGNLGDVTVRALETLAGADVIACEDTRMSRRLTERYGITTPLVPYHDHNGASARPKLLARLAAGHRVALISDAGTPLVSDPGFKLVVEAAEAGHTVHPVPGASALLAALVAAGLPTDCFLFDGFLPPKSGQRRNRITALASVPATLVFYETGPRLAESLADLADRLGPRKAAVCRELTKAFEEVRRGDLATLAAHYGAAEAPRGEIVLVVGPPLEEAAGDADVDEALARALKDATLKDAVAAVAAMTGRPKREVYARALALAEGRAGDKAADD, via the coding sequence ATGACCAGCCCGCACCGCTCGCCTGCCCCTACCCGCCCGGAGCCCTCCGCCGCAGGGGCGGACGCGAACACCTTCCTCCTCGCCGGCACCCGCGTCTCGGCCCCGGCGCTAGCCCCCGGCCTGCACGTGGTTGCGACACCGATCGGCAACCTCGGCGACGTAACCGTTCGCGCGCTGGAAACCTTGGCGGGCGCGGACGTCATCGCCTGCGAGGATACCCGCATGTCCCGCCGGCTCACAGAACGCTACGGCATCACCACGCCGCTCGTGCCCTATCACGACCACAACGGCGCCAGTGCCCGGCCCAAGCTGCTGGCGCGGCTTGCCGCCGGCCACCGCGTCGCGCTCATCTCGGATGCCGGCACGCCGCTGGTCTCGGACCCCGGCTTCAAGCTGGTGGTGGAAGCGGCCGAGGCCGGCCACACGGTGCATCCCGTGCCCGGCGCCTCGGCCCTGCTCGCCGCCCTGGTGGCGGCCGGCCTGCCCACGGACTGCTTTCTGTTCGATGGCTTCCTGCCGCCGAAATCCGGCCAGCGCCGCAACCGCATTACAGCCCTTGCGAGCGTACCGGCCACGCTGGTGTTCTACGAGACCGGCCCGCGCCTCGCCGAAAGCCTCGCCGACCTCGCCGACCGCCTCGGCCCGCGCAAGGCCGCGGTCTGCCGCGAGCTCACCAAGGCCTTCGAGGAAGTGCGCCGCGGCGACCTCGCCACCCTCGCCGCACATTATGGGGCGGCGGAGGCGCCGAGGGGCGAGATCGTGCTGGTGGTAGGACCTCCGCTGGAGGAAGCCGCCGGCGACGCCGACGTGGATGAGGCCCTCGCCCGCGCCCTCAAGGACGCCACCTTGAAGGACGCCGTCGCCGCCGTCGCCGCCATGACCGGGCGACCGAAGCGGGAGGTCTATGCCCGCGCCCTTGCCTTGGCCGAAGGACGGGCCGGGGACAAGGCAGCCGATGACTGA
- a CDS encoding Methyltransferase type 11 (PFAM: UbiE/COQ5 methyltransferase; Methyltransferase type 11; Methyltransferase type 12~KEGG: ppf:Pput_3772 methyltransferase type 11) yields the protein MTDASGGGMRSHEAHVADMFGPQAAAYVASAVHARGADLEALSALVAELRPARLLDLGCGGGHVSFAAAPFVAEVVAYDLSDDMLGAVAAEAERRGFANITTQQGVAERLPFADASFDFIATRFSAHHWRDVPAAMGEARRVLAVDGRAMVMDVIAPDWPVADSFLQTIEVLRDPSHGRDYREAEWVEHAEGAGFRVMRTARRRLRLEFSAWVERIRTPELHVAAIRSLVAGASRDVAEHFEIEADGSFTLDTLTLEVEPA from the coding sequence ATGACGGACGCTTCAGGGGGTGGAATGCGTAGCCATGAGGCGCATGTGGCCGACATGTTCGGGCCTCAGGCGGCGGCCTATGTGGCGAGCGCAGTCCATGCGCGCGGCGCCGACCTTGAAGCCCTGTCGGCACTGGTTGCGGAGCTGCGGCCGGCGCGGCTGCTTGATCTCGGGTGCGGCGGCGGGCATGTGAGTTTTGCTGCGGCGCCGTTCGTGGCGGAGGTCGTCGCCTACGATCTGTCCGATGACATGCTGGGCGCCGTCGCTGCCGAGGCGGAGCGGCGCGGTTTTGCCAATATCACGACGCAGCAGGGCGTGGCCGAGCGCCTGCCATTCGCCGATGCCAGCTTCGATTTCATCGCCACGCGCTTCAGCGCCCACCACTGGCGGGATGTCCCCGCCGCGATGGGGGAGGCGCGGCGGGTGTTAGCGGTGGACGGGCGTGCCATGGTGATGGATGTAATCGCCCCCGACTGGCCGGTGGCGGATAGTTTCCTGCAAACCATCGAGGTGCTGCGCGATCCCTCCCATGGCCGCGACTACCGCGAGGCGGAATGGGTGGAACATGCGGAGGGCGCCGGTTTCCGGGTCATGCGAACCGCGCGGCGACGCCTGCGCCTCGAATTCAGCGCCTGGGTCGAGCGGATCCGCACGCCTGAGCTACATGTGGCGGCCATAAGGTCCCTGGTCGCCGGAGCGAGCCGGGATGTGGCCGAGCATTTCGAGATCGAGGCGGATGGCTCCTTCACCCTCGACACGCTGACGCTGGAAGTGGAGCCGGCCTGA